The DNA sequence CAGACACCCTCCACCGCGAGCTCAGGGTCGAGGTCCTTGAGCACGTTGCGGATGTTCTTGCCGAGCTGGCGAATGAAGCGCTTGCGCACCGGCCGGCTCTTGATGGTGATTTCTGGGAAGACTTTGACGATAAGTTTCATTGGTTAACAGCGCGCGCAGGGCCTGCCGAAAATGAGGGGCGCGAATTATAGCGGAAATTGCTCAGGATTTGACCAACTTTTGATCAGAAGCTTTCAGATAAATGCAGGAGGCAGGATTTGCGGCGCCTGTGCCTGCCTCCTCACGGATTAATCCGCTCCTGCAGCCATCGCCCACCTGGTAGCAGCGGTTTCACCCGCGATGAGGCCCTCAAACAAAGCACACCCGTCACGCTATGCACTTATTTGGTGCTCTACACTGAATTCATGCCTCCTAAGTGTGCACTTTCGCTCGCTCCAAGCCCGGCAGATGCCTACAAACGCCCCTTTTTATCCCGGACTCGCCATTTTCGGGCACTGGCATGCAATTTGCTCCCTTGTGAGGCAGGTACGCTTGGCCGACTATCCGCGCCCGGCAACACCCTTTTTCCAGGGCAGCGGCCTACCGCGCCCTAGACCATCCGGAGGACAACATGTCGAAGTCGGTTCAACTCATCAAAGATCATGACGTCAAGTGGATTGATCTGCGTTTCACGGACACCAAAGGCACTCAGCACCACGTGACCATGCCGGCGCGTGATGCACTGGACGACGACTTCTTCGAAGTCGGCAAGATGTTCGACGGTTCCTCCATCGCTGGCTGGAAAGGCATCGAAGCCTCCGACATGATCCTGATGCCGGTCGATGAAACTGCCGTCCTGGACCCGTTCACCGAAGAACCGACCCTGATCCTGACCTGCGACATCGTCGACCCGTCGAGCATGCAGGGCTACGACCGTGACCCACGTGCCATCGCCAAGCGCGCCGAAGAGTACCTGAAGAGCACCGGCATCGGTGACACCGTATTCGCCGGTCCCGAGCCAGAGTTCTTCATCTTCGACGAAGTGAAGTTCCAGTCGGACATCTCCGGTTCGATGTTCAAGATCTTCTCCGAGCAAGGCTCGTGGATGACCGGCGCTGACATCGAAGGCGGCAACAAGGGCCACCGTCCGGGCGTGAAAGGCGGCTACTTCCCGGTCCCGCCGTTCGACCACGACCACGAAATCCGTACTGCCATGTGCAACGCACTGGAAGAAATGGGCCAGACCGTCGAAGTCCACCACCACGAAGTGGCGACTGCCGGCCAGAACGAAATCGGCGTCAAGTTCAACACCCTGGTAAAGAAGGCTGACGAAGTACAGGCCCTGAAATACGTGGTGCACAACGTTGCCGACGCTTACGGCCGCACCGCCACCTTCATGCCGAAGCCACTGTACGGCGACAACGGCTCGGGCATGCACGTGCACATGTCGATCTGGAAAGACGGCAAGAACACCTTCGCTGGTGAAGGCTATGCCGGCCTGTCCGACACCGCCCTGTACTTCATCGGCGGTATCATCAAGCACGGCAAGGCCCTGAACGGCTTCACCAACCCGTCGACCAACTCCTACAAGCGTCTGGTCCCAGGTTTCGAAGCCCCGGTAATGCTGGCCTACTCCGCTCGCAACCGTTCCGCCTCGATCCGTATTCCTTACGTCGGCAGCCCGAAAGCCCGCCGTATCGAAGCACGCTTCCCGGACCCATCGGCCAACCCGTACCTGGCCTTCGCCGCCCTGCTGATGGCCGGCCTGGACGGTATCCAGAACAAGATCCACCCAGGCGATGCGGCCGACAAGAACCTGTACGACCTGCCGCCTGAAGAGGCCAAGGACATTCCGCAGGTTTGCGGCAGCCTGAAGGAAGCCCTGGAAGAGCTGGACAAAGGTCGTGCGTTCCTGACCAAGGGCGGCGTGTTCTCCGACGACTTCATCGATGCCTTCATCGAGCTGAAGAGCGAAGAAGAGATCAAGGTCCGCACCTTCGTCCACCCGCTGGAATACGAGCTGTACTACAGCTGCTGATCTGATCGGCGCCTGGCGTCGGTGACATGATCATAACGGCCTCCCTTGGGAGGCCGTTTTCGTTTCTTCGCTTTAATCGCTCTTGTTCCTACAAAGTAAAGGGATGCCGCTGGCATTTCGCTGCAGCAACCACTCTCAAGGTAGACGTCCACTCACCAACGGACGCCATACCATGCGCAGATTCATACCCGCAGTTCTGACCTTAACCGCCTTGCTCGCAGGCTGCAGCAACCAACCCGCAGAGGTACAGTCGCAAGTGCTTCATCGTGCTGCCGGTAGCTGGGACGGCACGCCCTACACCCACTACCCGGATGGGCAGCCCGTGCTGTCACTGGTGGAAGTCAGCATTCCGCCAGATACGACCCTCGACTGGCACTGCCACCAAGCGCTCAACCTCGGTTATCTGAAAGAAGGCGAGCTGGAAGTGGAAACCCGCGGCGGCAAGCGAACGACATTGACGGCAGGCAACACCCTGGCTGAACTGGTAGGCGAGGTGCACCGTGGCAGAACGACACGACAGGCTGCCACGGTGATGGTCTTTCACGCCGCGAACGAGGAGCTGGCCTTTTCCACGCCACAAGACCAGTGCCCAGGGCAACGGCCGCCAGCTGATGGGCCGCTGGACATCCTGCTCGATGATATCGAGCATCGGTTGGCAAGCGCCGAGTCCGTCGCGCTGCACAAATGGGACAACGCTCAACCCGTGCAAGACAACAAGCGCGAGTTGCAGATTCTGAATGACGTGCGCAACAACGCGTGGCGCTACCAATTGCCAGCCGAACGGGCAGCAGCCTTCTTCGCCGACCAGATCGAAGCACACAAAATGATGCAATACAGCTTGCTTAGCCGCTGGCACAGCCAAGGTCGTACGCCTGACACACCTCGCCGGGACCTCCAGCAGGAGCTACGCCCCGAACTGGATGCCCTGCAAGCCAGGCTACTGCAGCATCTGGCCAGTCTGCCCAGTGATACCGGTTCCGCTTGCAACCAACGGCTGGCGTCCTCGATCAACGAGCGTGGCTTGTCGCCATTGATGAAGCAAGCCTTGGTTCGTGCCACTGGCCAACTGTGCGATCAGCCCTGAAACCTCTATGCTCTATATTGGTGCACTCTGCGGACTGATGCCCCTGAGTGCACCCCAAAAAAGGTCACAAGAAACGTTACCCCAGAACATTCTGGTGCAGATTTACGCCATTTCTGGCCTTTCTCGGCTAAATCCGCTTCTTTTCGGAGCCTTGGTTTGTTTCTTGCATTTTCTGCAGGGAGACTGGAACCAGCGGATTCACTGCGCGGCCAATCATGCCCGCCCCTGCCAGACAAGCGCCAAAAGAGGTCAACGACACCTTATGACCATCAGCGATGCACAGCACCGTCTGCTTCTGGACAACCTGACCACCGCCACGCTCCTGCTCAACGCCGAGCTGTGCCTGGAATACATGAACCCGGCTGCGGAGATGCTGCTGGCGGTCAGTGGGCAGCGCAGCCATGGACAGTTCATCAGCGAGCTGTTCACCGAATCGAGCGAGGCTCTCAGCTCGCTGCGCCAGGCAGTCGAGCAGGCGCACCCGTTCACCAAGCGCGAAGCGCAGCTCACTTCGCTGACCGGGCAGACCATCACCGTCGACTACGCGGTAACGCCGATCCTGCACCTGGGCCAGACCTTGCTGCTGCTCGAAGTGCACCCGCGTGACCGGCTGCTGCGCATCACCAAGGAAGAGGCCCAGCTGAGCAAGCAGGAAACCACCAAGATGCTGGTGCGCGGCCTCGCCCACGAAATCAAGAACCCTCTCGGCGGTATTCGCGGCGCCGCCCAGCTGCTGGCGCGCGAATTGCCCGAGGAAGGCCTGCGTGACTACACCAACGTGATCATCGAGGAGGCCGACCGCCTGCGTAACCTGGTCGACCGCATGCTCGGTTCGAACAAGCTGCCGTCGCTGGCCATGACCAACATCCACGAAGTGCTGGAACGGGTCTGCAGCCTGGTCGAGGCGGAAAGCCAGGGCTGCATCGCCTTGGTGCGCGACTACGACCCCAGCCTGCCGGACGTACTGATCGACCGAGAGCAGATGATCCAGGCCGTACTTAACATCGTGCGCAACGCCATGCAGGCCATCAGTTCGCAGAACGAGCTGCGCCTCGGCCGCATCACCCTGCGCAGCCGAGCCCTGCGCCAGTTCACCATCGGCCACGTGCGCCATCGCCTGGTAGCACGCGTGGAAATCATTGATAACGGTCCCGGCATCCCGCCGGAACTGCAGGACACCCTTTTCTACCCCATGGTCAGCGGCCGCCCGGACGGTACCGGGCTGGGCCTGGCCATTACCCAGAACATCATCAGCCAGCACCAGGGCCTGATCGAGTGTGAAAGCCATGCAGGCCACACCGCCTTTTCGATCTACCTGCCTCTGGAACAAGGAGCCACCGCCTCATGAGCCGAAGTGAAACCGTATGGATCGTCGACGATGATCGCTCCATCCGCTGGGTCCTGGAAAAAGCCCTGCAACAGGAAGGCATGACCACCCAGAGCTTCGACAGCGCTGACGGCGTGATGGGCCGCCTGGCACGCCAGCAACCGGACGTGATCATTTCCGATATCCGCATGCCCGGCACCAGCGGCCTGGACCTGTTGGCGCAGATCCGCGAACAGCATCCGCGCCTGCCAGTCATCATCATGACCGCCCATTCCGACCTCGACAGCGCCGTGGCGTCGTACCAGGGCGGCGCCTTCGAGTACCTGCCCAAGCCATTCGACGTCGACGAAGCGGTCTCGCTGGTGAAACGCGCCAATCAGCACGCCCAGGAACAACAAGGGCTGGACGTGCCGCAGAACCTTGCGCGCACGCCGGAAATCATCGGTGAAGCACCGGCGATGCAGGAGGTGTTCCGCGCCATTGGCCGCCTCAGCCACTCCAACATCACCGTGCTGATCAACGGCGAGTCCGGTACCGGCAAGGAGCTGGTGGCGCATGCCCTGCACCGCCACAGCCCGCGCGCGGCTGCACCGTTCATTGCCCTGAACATGGCCGCCATCCCCAAGGACCTGATGGAGTCGGAACTGTTCGGCCATGAGAAAGGGGCCTTCACCGGCGCAGCCAACCTGCGCCGCGGCCGCTTCGAGCAGGCCGATGGCGGCACGCTGTTCCTCGACGAGATCGGCGACATGCCCGCCGACACCCAGACCCGCCTGCTGCGGGTCCTCGCCGATGGCGAGTTCTACCGCGTGGGCGGCCACGTGCCGGTCAAGGTCGACGTGCGCATCATCGCCGCCACCCACCAGAACCTGGAGTCGCTGGTGCAGGCCGGCAAGTTCCGTGAGGACTTGTTCCACCGCCTGAACGTGATCCGCATCCACATCCCGCGGCTGGCCGACCGGCGCGAAGACATCCCGGCCCTGGCCCGTCACTTCCTGGCCCGTGCCGCCCAGGAACTGGCGGTCGAGCCGAAGATCCTGAAGCCGGAAACCGAAGAATTCATTCGCAATCTGCCGTGGCCGGGCAACGTGCGCCAGATGGAGAACACCTGCCGCTGGATCACGGTGATGGCCTCCAGCCGCGAGGTGCTGATCGGCGACCTGCCGCCCGAGCTGCTGAACCTGCCGCAGGATGCTGCACCGGTCACCAACTGGGAGCAGGCGCTACGCCAGTGGGCCGACCAGGCGCTGACCCGTGGCCAGTCGAACCTGCTCGACAGCGCCGTGCCAAGCTTCGAGCGGATCATGATCGAGACGGCGCTCAAGCACACTGCTGGCCGTCGGCGCGATGCAGCACTGTTGCTGGGTTGGGGACGCAACACCCTGACGCGCAAGATCAAGGAACTGGGGATGAATGTGGCCGGGGGCGATGATGAGGAAGGTGACGAGCACTGAGTTCCAGGTAAAACCATAGTTCTTTGGGGCTGCTGCGCAGCCCATCGCGACACAAGGCCGCTCCTACAGGAGAATGCGATCCCCTGTAGGAGCGGCCTTGTGTCGCGATGGGCCGCAAAGCGGCCCCAAACATTTCAGCCCTTCGATGCACCGATCCTGTGCCCGATGCACCTCACTAAGGCACAAATCCCCTCAAAAAACGGCCAATTCACCCTGAAAGCCCAGATTCACGGGCTTTTCAAAACTGGCACGCCCCCTGCAATAAACAATACATATCCAGTTTCGGGGGCCCTGGTACAGGCAGGCCGGGTAAACCCCTCTTTTATTCGCAGCAGCACCCGTTTTGGGGACCTCGGTACAGGCAGGCCGGGAAATCCCCTCTTTTATTCGTGCAGTTTCACCTGCACCCGCCAGCGCCCAGCGTCCTCTGCACCGGCCCATTCGCCGTGCAGGGGGCGCGCGGCGACCACCGTCAGCAGCAAGCCTTCCTTGCGCCTCTGCAGCTTCCAGCTCACCGGTTTGCCTTGCAGGCTCAATTGCCCCTGCTGGCCCTTGCCCTGAGCCTGGAACAGCAACGCCACCGTACCCTCCACATTCTCCCCGTGCAGCTGGGGCTCGGCGTTGAACCACAGCTCCAGGCCATCCTGCACCACCTGCACCTGCTGCAGTTCGCGTTCCTCGGGCGTGGTCAGGCGGCCGATCATCAGCCCGACCATCAAGCCGACGATCGCCAGCGACAGCATCACCCGCGGCAACGCCTTCGAACGCACGTCCGGTTCAGGGGTAGAATGCCCGTCATCTTCACGCTTGGAGCCGTGCATGTTTCACGTCATCCTTTTTCAACCAGAAATTCCGCCGAATACCGGCAACATCATTCGCCTGTGCGCCAACAGCGGCTGCGACCTGCACCTGATCGAGCCCATCAGCTTCGAACTGGATGACAAGCGCCTGCGACGCGCAGGGCTGGATTACCACGAGTATGCCACGCTCAAGCGCCACGAGAGCCTGGCCGGATGCCTGGAAAGCCTCGGTAACCCACGGCTGTTCGCGTTCACCACCAAGGGCTCGCGGCCGTTCCACGAAGTGGCTTACCAGCCGGGCGATGCCTTCCTGTTCGGGCCGGAGAGCCGAGGCCTGCCAGCCGAGGTGCTGGACAGCCTGCCGGGCGAACAGCGCCTGCGCCTGCCGATGCGGCCAGGCTGCCGTAGCCTGAACCTGTCCAATACCGTGGCGGTGACGGTGTACGAGGCATGGCGGCAGAACGGGTTCGCCGGGAGCTGATCTTGCGCCCGCACCGGCCTTTTCGCGGGCATGCCCGCTCCCACAGGTACAGCGCGGCACTTGAAAGCGGCGCCCTACCTGTGGGGGCGGGCGCGCCCGCGAAAAGGGCCGGCACAGGCAACAAAAAAGCGCCCCGAGAGGCGCTTTCCTGATACCGGCAGCTATTACTGCATGGTCGGCGCTTCGCCGGCTTCCTGCATGCGCTGCATTTCCTGCGCATACAGGGCGTCGAAGTTGACCGGCGACAGCATCAGGGCCGGGAACGAACCGCGGGTCACCAGGCTGTCCAGCGTCTCACGGGCATACGGGAACAGGATGTTCGGGCAGAACGCGCCCAGGGTGTGGCTCATCGAAGCCGCATCCAGGTTCTTGATCAGGAAGATACCGGCCTGCTGCACTTCAGCGATGAAGGCGACCTCTTCACCGTTTTTCACGGTAACCGACAGGGTCAGCACCACCTCGTGGAAGTCGCCTTCCAGGGCCTTCTGCTTGGTGTTCAGGTCCAGGGCTACGCTCGGCTCCCAGGACTGGCGGAAGATCTGCGGGCTTTTCGGGGCCTCGAACGACAGATCGCGCACATAGATGCGCTGCATGGAGAACTGAGGGCTGTTGTCTTCTGCAGCAGCGCCGTTGGTCTGTTGGTCAGTCATGGCAGGTCCTTATCCTAATGTTTTTGAATGCTGGGCAAATCAGGCCGCCAGCAGCGCGTCGAGCTTGCCGGCGCGCTCCAGGGCATAGAGGTCATCGCATCCACCGACATGGGTGCTGCCGATCCAGATCTGCGGCACCGATGTGCGGCCGGCCTTCTGGCTCATCTCGGCACGAACCTGTGGCTTGCCGTCGACCTTGATTTCCTCGAAGGCCACGCCCTTGCTCTCGAGCAGGTACTTGGCACGCATGCAGTAGGGGCAGTAGTCGCTGGAGTAGACGATGACGGGCTTCATATCACTTCACCAGTGGCAGGTTATCGGCTTTCCAGCTGGAAACGCCACCGCTCAGCTTGGCGGCGGTGTAGCCAGCCTTGAGCAGCTCGCTGCAGATAGCACCCGACTGCTGGCCCATTGCGTCGACGACGATCAGGGTCTTTGCCTTGTGTTTTTCCAGCTCGCTCAGACGGTTGACCACTTTGTCCTGCGGAATGTTGATCGCGCCGACGATATGACCTGCGGCGTATTCCTTGGACGGGCGGATGTCGAGGACCAGGCCCTTGTCAGCATTGACCAGAGCGGTCAGCTGGCCATTGCTCAAGCTCTGGCCGCCACGACGGATTTCATTGAGCAGCAGCAGGACCAGCAGAACAACGAAGATCGCAACCAGGATGTAGTGATCTGTCGCGAATTGAATCAGGTGAGCAACCATCAGCGGTGTTCCAGGCGATTGAAAATGCCGGCCAGTATACACAGCCCCTTAGTGCCACCAAAGCCCGACGGGCCGGCGGCAAAACCTTCTGCACCTCACCACCCCTGGGCACGCCGGTCGGCGGATGGGACGAATATTCGCCGCCCGTGGCGTATTTGCCCTAAAATGCGTGTCTTTATCATCTTTGAACAACCGTGAGTTTGATTGATGAGTACGCCCAAACCTCTGGTCCTGATCATCCTGGATGGCTTCGGCCACAGCGAAAGCCCCGAATACAATGCCATCTACGCCGCCAACACACCGGTCTATGACCGCCTGCGCGCCAGCCAGCCGCATGGCCTCATTTCCGGCTCGGGCATGGATGTCGGCCTGCCGGACGGGCAGATGGGCAACTCCGAAGTCGGCCACATGAACCTTGGCGCCGGGCGCGTCGTCTACCAGGACTTCACCCGGGTGACCAAGGCCATCCGCGACGGCGAGTTCTTCGAAAACCCAGTGCTGACCGCTGCGGTGGACAAGGCAGCCAGTGCCGGCAAGGCCGTGCACATTCTCGGCCTGCTGTCCGACGGCGGCGTGCACAGCCACCAGGACCACCTGGTAGCAATGGCCGAGCTGGCTGCGCAACGGGGCGCCGAAAAGATCTACCTTCACGCCTTCCTCGATGGCCGCGACACGCCACCACGCAGCGCGCAGTCGTCCATCGAACTGCTCGATGCCACCTTCGCCAGGCTGGGCAAGGGCCGCATCGCCAGCCTGATCGGCCGTTACTACGCGATGGACCGCGACAACCGCTGGGACCGCGTCAGCGCCGCCTACAACCTGATCGTCGACAGCGCTGCCGAGTACACCGCCGACACCGCCCTGGCAGGCCTGGAAGCGGCCTACGCCCGTGACGAGAGCGACGAGTTCGTGAAAGCCACGCGCATCGGCGCAGCGGTCAAGGTTGAAGATGGCGATGCCGTGGTGTTCATGAACTTCCGTGCCGACCGTGCCCGCGAGCTGTCGCGGGTGTTCGTCGAAGCCGACTTCAACGAATTCCCGCGCGCCCGCCTGCCCAAGCTGGCAGCCTACATCGGCCTCACCCAGTACTCGGCGAAAATCCCGGCGCCTGCCGCCTTTGCTCCGGCCAGCCTGAACAACGTGCTGGGCGAGTACCTGGCGAAAAACGGCAAGACCCAGCTGCGCATTGCCGAAACCGAGAAGTATGCGCACGTGACCTTCTTCTTCTCCGGTGGCCGCGAAGAGCCGTTCGAAGGCGAAGAGCGCATCCTGATCCCGTCGCCGAAAGTCGCCACCTACGACCTGCAGCCAGAAATGAGCGCGCCGGAGGTGACCGACCGCATCGTCGAAGCCATCGAGCAGCAACGCTATGACGTGATCGTGGTCAACTACGCCAACGGCGACATGGTTGGCCACACGGGCGTATTCGAGGCGGCAGTGAAGGCTGTCGAGGCCCTGGATGGCTGCGTCGGCCGCATCGTCGACGCGCTGGACAAGGTGGGCGGCGAAGCGCTGATCACCGCCGACCACGGCAACGTCGAGCAGATGGAAGACGAAAGCACCGGCCAGGCGCACACCGCGCACACCACCGAGCCGGTGCCGTTCATCTATGTCGGCAAGCGCAACCTGAAAGTCCGTGAAGGCGGCGTGCTGGCCGACGTGGCGCCGACCATGCTGAAGCTGCTGGGGCTGGAAAAACCGGCGGAAATGACCGGTACGTCAATCCTGGTCGACGCCTGATTCTGTGCAGGGGCCGCGTTGCGGCCCTGTTTCCACATGAATTCCAGACAAACGCCTCCCTGCATCCGCAGCGAGGCGTTTTTTTTGCACGCCCAGGCGGGCATACTAGGCCAGTCTCCATCCTTGGTACGCCAAACCCCATGCTTCGCGCCCTGATCCTCCTAGCCCTATCTTGCCTGCTCGGTCCGGCATTCGCCGATGAGCGTGCGCAGACCCAGCAACAACTGGATGCCACCCGCCAGGATATTGCCGAGCTCAAGAAGACGCTGAGCAAGCTCCAGGAAGAAAAGGCCGGTGTGCAGAAGGACCTCAAAGCCACCGAGACCGATATTGGCAACCTCGAAAAGCAGGTGGAGGCGCTGCAGCAAGAACTAAAAAAGACCGAGGGCGAGCTGGAGCGCCTTGATACCGAGAAAAAAAAACTCCAGAGCGCCCGCGTTGAACAACAGCGACTGATCGCCATCCAGGCCCGTTCGGCCTACCAGAACGGCCGCGAGGAATACCTCAAGCTGCTGCTCAACCAGCAGAATCCCGAGAAGTTCGCCCGCACCCTCACCTACTACGATTACCTGAGCAAGGCGCGCCTGGAGCAACTGCGCACCTTCAACGAGACCTTGCGCCAGCTGGCCAACGTGGAGAAGGACATTGCCACCCAGCAGGAACAGCTGCTGGCCCAGCGCGCCGACCTCGACAGCCGCCGCCAGGCCCTGGAAGCCGAGCGTGGCAAACGCCAGCAGGTACTGGCCAAGCTCAACAGTGACATGAAGGACCGCGACCAGAAGCTGCAGGCGCGCGAGCAGGACCAGGCCGACCTGGCCAAAGTGCTCAAGACCATCGAGGAAACCCTGGCACGCCAGGCCCGCGAGGCCGAAGAGGCGCGCCAGAAAGCCTTGCTGGCCCAGCAGGAGGCTGAAAAACGCCGCCAGCAAGAGGCCCTGGCTGCGGCCGCCGCCCGCGAGCAAGACAGCGAACCCGCAGAGCCACCGAAAAAGGCCCGTACCACCCTGGGCCCGATGGTTTCCAGCGACGGCGCGAGCTACGGCGGCGCATTTTCTGCCGCGCGCGGAAAACTTCCCTGGCCAGTCAATGGTCGATTACTGGCACGCTTCGGTGATGCCCGCGGCAACGATGCCCGTGCCAAGTGGGATGGGGTAATGATCAGCGCCAGCCCGGGCACCCAGGTACGTGCCGTGCACGGCGGGCGTGTCGTGTTCGCCGACTGGTTGCGCGGTGCCGGGCTTCTGGTCATTCTCGACCATGGCAACGGTTACCTGAGCCTGTATGGGCATAACCAGAGCCTGCTCAAGAGCGCCGGTGATATCGTCAAGGCCGGCGAAGCCATTTCCACCGTTGGCGACAGCGGCGGCCAGGACGCTGCCGGCTTGTATTTCGCCATTCGCCAGCAGGGCCGGCCTACCGACCCTTCGCAATGGTGCCGGGGCTAGTCAAATTTCTACGGCGTAGCCCACGAGCCACGCCGA is a window from the Pseudomonas anuradhapurensis genome containing:
- the glnA gene encoding type I glutamate--ammonia ligase produces the protein MSKSVQLIKDHDVKWIDLRFTDTKGTQHHVTMPARDALDDDFFEVGKMFDGSSIAGWKGIEASDMILMPVDETAVLDPFTEEPTLILTCDIVDPSSMQGYDRDPRAIAKRAEEYLKSTGIGDTVFAGPEPEFFIFDEVKFQSDISGSMFKIFSEQGSWMTGADIEGGNKGHRPGVKGGYFPVPPFDHDHEIRTAMCNALEEMGQTVEVHHHEVATAGQNEIGVKFNTLVKKADEVQALKYVVHNVADAYGRTATFMPKPLYGDNGSGMHVHMSIWKDGKNTFAGEGYAGLSDTALYFIGGIIKHGKALNGFTNPSTNSYKRLVPGFEAPVMLAYSARNRSASIRIPYVGSPKARRIEARFPDPSANPYLAFAALLMAGLDGIQNKIHPGDAADKNLYDLPPEEAKDIPQVCGSLKEALEELDKGRAFLTKGGVFSDDFIDAFIELKSEEEIKVRTFVHPLEYELYYSC
- the aroQ gene encoding gamma subclass chorismate mutase AroQ, whose protein sequence is MLHRAAGSWDGTPYTHYPDGQPVLSLVEVSIPPDTTLDWHCHQALNLGYLKEGELEVETRGGKRTTLTAGNTLAELVGEVHRGRTTRQAATVMVFHAANEELAFSTPQDQCPGQRPPADGPLDILLDDIEHRLASAESVALHKWDNAQPVQDNKRELQILNDVRNNAWRYQLPAERAAAFFADQIEAHKMMQYSLLSRWHSQGRTPDTPRRDLQQELRPELDALQARLLQHLASLPSDTGSACNQRLASSINERGLSPLMKQALVRATGQLCDQP
- the glnL gene encoding nitrogen regulation protein NR(II), with product MTISDAQHRLLLDNLTTATLLLNAELCLEYMNPAAEMLLAVSGQRSHGQFISELFTESSEALSSLRQAVEQAHPFTKREAQLTSLTGQTITVDYAVTPILHLGQTLLLLEVHPRDRLLRITKEEAQLSKQETTKMLVRGLAHEIKNPLGGIRGAAQLLARELPEEGLRDYTNVIIEEADRLRNLVDRMLGSNKLPSLAMTNIHEVLERVCSLVEAESQGCIALVRDYDPSLPDVLIDREQMIQAVLNIVRNAMQAISSQNELRLGRITLRSRALRQFTIGHVRHRLVARVEIIDNGPGIPPELQDTLFYPMVSGRPDGTGLGLAITQNIISQHQGLIECESHAGHTAFSIYLPLEQGATAS
- the ntrC gene encoding nitrogen regulation protein NR(I); the protein is MSRSETVWIVDDDRSIRWVLEKALQQEGMTTQSFDSADGVMGRLARQQPDVIISDIRMPGTSGLDLLAQIREQHPRLPVIIMTAHSDLDSAVASYQGGAFEYLPKPFDVDEAVSLVKRANQHAQEQQGLDVPQNLARTPEIIGEAPAMQEVFRAIGRLSHSNITVLINGESGTGKELVAHALHRHSPRAAAPFIALNMAAIPKDLMESELFGHEKGAFTGAANLRRGRFEQADGGTLFLDEIGDMPADTQTRLLRVLADGEFYRVGGHVPVKVDVRIIAATHQNLESLVQAGKFREDLFHRLNVIRIHIPRLADRREDIPALARHFLARAAQELAVEPKILKPETEEFIRNLPWPGNVRQMENTCRWITVMASSREVLIGDLPPELLNLPQDAAPVTNWEQALRQWADQALTRGQSNLLDSAVPSFERIMIETALKHTAGRRRDAALLLGWGRNTLTRKIKELGMNVAGGDDEEGDEH
- the trmL gene encoding tRNA (uridine(34)/cytosine(34)/5-carboxymethylaminomethyluridine(34)-2'-O)-methyltransferase TrmL; its protein translation is MFHVILFQPEIPPNTGNIIRLCANSGCDLHLIEPISFELDDKRLRRAGLDYHEYATLKRHESLAGCLESLGNPRLFAFTTKGSRPFHEVAYQPGDAFLFGPESRGLPAEVLDSLPGEQRLRLPMRPGCRSLNLSNTVAVTVYEAWRQNGFAGS
- the secB gene encoding protein-export chaperone SecB, with protein sequence MTDQQTNGAAAEDNSPQFSMQRIYVRDLSFEAPKSPQIFRQSWEPSVALDLNTKQKALEGDFHEVVLTLSVTVKNGEEVAFIAEVQQAGIFLIKNLDAASMSHTLGAFCPNILFPYARETLDSLVTRGSFPALMLSPVNFDALYAQEMQRMQEAGEAPTMQ
- the grxC gene encoding glutaredoxin 3; amino-acid sequence: MKPVIVYSSDYCPYCMRAKYLLESKGVAFEEIKVDGKPQVRAEMSQKAGRTSVPQIWIGSTHVGGCDDLYALERAGKLDALLAA
- a CDS encoding rhodanese-like domain-containing protein, translated to MVAHLIQFATDHYILVAIFVVLLVLLLLNEIRRGGQSLSNGQLTALVNADKGLVLDIRPSKEYAAGHIVGAINIPQDKVVNRLSELEKHKAKTLIVVDAMGQQSGAICSELLKAGYTAAKLSGGVSSWKADNLPLVK
- the gpmI gene encoding 2,3-bisphosphoglycerate-independent phosphoglycerate mutase is translated as MMSTPKPLVLIILDGFGHSESPEYNAIYAANTPVYDRLRASQPHGLISGSGMDVGLPDGQMGNSEVGHMNLGAGRVVYQDFTRVTKAIRDGEFFENPVLTAAVDKAASAGKAVHILGLLSDGGVHSHQDHLVAMAELAAQRGAEKIYLHAFLDGRDTPPRSAQSSIELLDATFARLGKGRIASLIGRYYAMDRDNRWDRVSAAYNLIVDSAAEYTADTALAGLEAAYARDESDEFVKATRIGAAVKVEDGDAVVFMNFRADRARELSRVFVEADFNEFPRARLPKLAAYIGLTQYSAKIPAPAAFAPASLNNVLGEYLAKNGKTQLRIAETEKYAHVTFFFSGGREEPFEGEERILIPSPKVATYDLQPEMSAPEVTDRIVEAIEQQRYDVIVVNYANGDMVGHTGVFEAAVKAVEALDGCVGRIVDALDKVGGEALITADHGNVEQMEDESTGQAHTAHTTEPVPFIYVGKRNLKVREGGVLADVAPTMLKLLGLEKPAEMTGTSILVDA
- a CDS encoding murein hydrolase activator EnvC family protein, with the protein product MLRALILLALSCLLGPAFADERAQTQQQLDATRQDIAELKKTLSKLQEEKAGVQKDLKATETDIGNLEKQVEALQQELKKTEGELERLDTEKKKLQSARVEQQRLIAIQARSAYQNGREEYLKLLLNQQNPEKFARTLTYYDYLSKARLEQLRTFNETLRQLANVEKDIATQQEQLLAQRADLDSRRQALEAERGKRQQVLAKLNSDMKDRDQKLQAREQDQADLAKVLKTIEETLARQAREAEEARQKALLAQQEAEKRRQQEALAAAAAREQDSEPAEPPKKARTTLGPMVSSDGASYGGAFSAARGKLPWPVNGRLLARFGDARGNDARAKWDGVMISASPGTQVRAVHGGRVVFADWLRGAGLLVILDHGNGYLSLYGHNQSLLKSAGDIVKAGEAISTVGDSGGQDAAGLYFAIRQQGRPTDPSQWCRG